One genomic region from Bacillota bacterium encodes:
- a CDS encoding helix-turn-helix transcriptional regulator, with the protein MCTSGTNPGHVVREGKVEYIVHRNNLRRARLHAGLTQAQVAIMAGLSRAAYTNIELGRKNPSLDTALRIAEVLGQPVEDLFGVGAAHVREATA; encoded by the coding sequence ATGTGCACGTCGGGAACAAACCCCGGGCACGTAGTGCGTGAGGGAAAGGTGGAGTACATAGTGCATCGCAACAACCTGAGACGTGCCAGGTTGCATGCGGGTCTCACACAGGCCCAGGTTGCGATTATGGCTGGGCTGAGCCGGGCGGCATACACGAACATCGAGCTCGGCAGGAAGAATCCTTCCCTCGATACGGCTCTGCGCATCGCTGAAGTCCTGGGCCAGCCGGTCGAAGACTTGTTCGGCGTGGGTGCTGCTCACGTGCGCGAGGCAACCGCTTAA
- a CDS encoding fibronectin type III domain-containing protein — translation MHLVPIASNGGRAKRAVGKLLSVATILALVLTLLPVVPAMAAAGNSTAKLTNPPEGGIVAEVTAFQGEATDPDGVTGVSIAVQNASGQYVQHLVNGGWASTFKAFSAQVTVGGTVYQWTVSGVNSLIFGEGNYTATIVVNDGTNIDYHYATFAVDKTGPQLSGPVPEPGSFIAGRSQELFAVTATDDPAGVSTVELVYRVGATGQAVTVPLLTVTGSVYSTTLDLSNTATGDIVYFKFTATDAAGNRSETPEYTVTVDKKPPAEVTNLTVTAPPEGGKLVLSWADPTDADYVQANVYYRTLPDGTWNNAGSAPKGQQTFTISGLDPSGATKYAVKVTTVDGFGNESSGVAADNNGQGYAAKDVKPPAEVSSLKVTVVPAGGALNLEWTNPADADYQGAKVYFRKLADTSWTYSGTVTGAVYQYQVMNLVNGVPYAVKVTAFDVYANESAGVVDDNNGQGYVPTDTQAPGEVTGAQAWAPAEGGSIIVSWIDPADIDLNHVNVYMRVKGSTDWGTPVAVEKGVGYCEFGNLDRTGETRYEFKVSVVDALRNESQGVELNNNGQGYTAKDQVPPSDVAQPTVSIPAQGGSLEVRWTDPGDADLHHVNVYCRPIGTTGDTWGLPQQVSAGVQQCVVTGLANGHAYEVKLTAVDDIGNESTGLVLNNNGQGYLPKQLPVDTTPPGEVQGLAVTPVAGPGAFAVSFTCPADSDLARVRISMYGTSSYEHYGTVELEAQANQVFEGLPVMVAPDVTLGGEQRVMFKVVTVDQTGNASAGLQEDDSGQGYAVVAHWQLLPGPEGWTTFSVPVQLAGGQKLLGDLIDVGAVDVAYKYDSATQQWVQVTEDNNTIAPLEALYVKLKREVLATIRPTTTPGAPPVRKLYKGWNLVGPTDNRAVHDTLVSVAEGWRQVVSVPGNPEVWAATPYTEYYTEYYQLRWVHTHYGYWIYMASEGDLAGFVGTPVTVGNYPVGW, via the coding sequence GTGCACCTGGTCCCGATTGCGAGCAATGGTGGCCGCGCGAAGAGGGCCGTGGGAAAGCTCCTATCGGTCGCAACCATCTTGGCTCTGGTCTTGACGCTCCTCCCGGTCGTACCGGCGATGGCAGCGGCAGGAAATTCGACGGCGAAACTGACTAATCCACCTGAAGGCGGAATTGTTGCTGAGGTTACGGCTTTCCAGGGAGAAGCCACGGATCCCGACGGCGTGACAGGCGTGAGTATTGCCGTCCAGAACGCCAGTGGCCAGTATGTGCAGCATCTCGTGAATGGTGGCTGGGCTTCGACGTTCAAAGCGTTTTCGGCGCAGGTGACTGTCGGCGGCACGGTCTATCAGTGGACAGTTTCGGGAGTGAACTCGCTTATCTTCGGCGAGGGCAACTACACCGCAACCATCGTAGTCAACGATGGGACGAACATCGACTATCACTATGCGACCTTTGCTGTGGATAAGACCGGCCCGCAACTCTCCGGGCCTGTGCCTGAGCCGGGTAGCTTTATCGCTGGTCGCAGTCAGGAACTGTTTGCCGTGACGGCTACCGACGACCCAGCGGGGGTTTCCACGGTGGAACTTGTGTACCGGGTAGGCGCCACTGGTCAGGCGGTGACCGTGCCATTGTTGACTGTAACTGGCAGCGTATATAGCACCACCCTGGATCTCTCCAACACTGCCACGGGTGACATCGTGTACTTTAAGTTCACCGCAACCGATGCGGCAGGCAACAGGAGTGAAACTCCCGAATACACCGTCACCGTCGATAAGAAACCACCTGCGGAGGTCACCAACCTGACTGTCACTGCGCCTCCCGAGGGTGGCAAGTTGGTACTCAGCTGGGCTGACCCGACAGATGCCGACTACGTTCAGGCGAACGTGTACTATCGCACCCTGCCGGATGGGACTTGGAACAACGCCGGCAGTGCACCGAAGGGCCAACAGACCTTCACCATCAGCGGCCTTGATCCGAGCGGCGCTACCAAGTACGCCGTCAAGGTAACTACGGTGGACGGCTTCGGTAATGAGTCCTCAGGTGTGGCTGCCGACAACAACGGCCAGGGATATGCAGCTAAAGACGTCAAACCCCCGGCCGAGGTGAGCAGCCTGAAGGTGACGGTCGTTCCGGCGGGTGGGGCGCTCAACCTCGAGTGGACTAATCCCGCTGACGCCGATTACCAGGGTGCCAAAGTCTACTTCAGGAAGTTGGCCGACACCTCCTGGACGTACAGCGGCACGGTTACTGGAGCTGTGTACCAGTATCAGGTCATGAACCTGGTTAACGGCGTGCCGTACGCGGTCAAAGTGACTGCGTTCGACGTTTATGCCAATGAATCTGCCGGCGTCGTGGACGACAACAACGGCCAGGGTTACGTTCCGACAGATACTCAGGCGCCCGGCGAAGTAACGGGTGCTCAGGCTTGGGCTCCCGCCGAGGGCGGCTCGATCATCGTGTCTTGGATTGATCCGGCAGACATCGACCTCAACCATGTCAATGTTTACATGCGGGTGAAGGGTAGCACCGATTGGGGTACCCCCGTTGCCGTAGAAAAGGGAGTAGGCTACTGCGAGTTCGGCAACCTGGATCGCACCGGCGAGACTAGGTATGAGTTCAAGGTCAGCGTTGTGGATGCCCTCCGCAACGAGTCGCAGGGCGTAGAACTGAACAACAACGGCCAAGGGTACACCGCCAAGGATCAGGTGCCGCCCTCTGACGTCGCTCAGCCGACAGTATCGATCCCTGCTCAGGGCGGTAGCCTAGAAGTGCGGTGGACTGACCCAGGTGACGCGGATCTGCACCACGTGAACGTCTACTGCCGGCCGATTGGTACCACAGGCGACACCTGGGGGCTCCCGCAGCAGGTGTCCGCGGGGGTGCAGCAGTGTGTGGTCACGGGGCTTGCCAACGGCCATGCGTACGAAGTCAAGCTCACCGCCGTGGATGACATTGGCAACGAGTCCACGGGTCTTGTACTCAACAATAACGGTCAAGGTTATCTGCCCAAGCAGCTTCCCGTGGATACCACGCCGCCTGGTGAGGTGCAGGGGCTTGCGGTGACCCCGGTTGCAGGGCCGGGAGCCTTCGCTGTCAGCTTCACTTGCCCTGCGGACTCCGACTTGGCGCGGGTCCGCATATCGATGTACGGAACGAGCAGCTACGAGCACTACGGAACGGTGGAATTGGAGGCGCAGGCGAACCAGGTCTTCGAGGGCTTGCCTGTCATGGTTGCTCCTGATGTGACCCTGGGTGGCGAACAGCGTGTGATGTTCAAGGTCGTTACCGTCGACCAGACAGGCAACGCCTCTGCCGGCCTACAGGAGGACGATAGCGGTCAGGGTTACGCGGTCGTCGCCCATTGGCAGCTGTTGCCCGGTCCGGAAGGGTGGACCACCTTCTCGGTGCCTGTTCAGCTGGCAGGGGGGCAGAAGCTGCTCGGCGACCTGATCGATGTTGGTGCGGTGGACGTGGCATACAAGTATGATTCCGCGACGCAACAGTGGGTACAGGTGACGGAGGACAACAACACCATTGCCCCGCTCGAGGCTCTCTACGTCAAGCTCAAGAGAGAGGTTCTGGCTACGATCAGACCGACGACAACACCTGGTGCGCCCCCTGTGAGGAAGCTGTACAAGGGATGGAACCTGGTTGGCCCGACGGACAATCGCGCGGTGCATGACACGCTGGTAAGCGTGGCAGAAGGCTGGCGGCAGGTGGTAAGCGTGCCGGGGAACCCTGAAGTGTGGGCTGCAACGCCTTACACCGAGTACTACACCGAGTACTATCAGCTCAGATGGGTGCATACTCACTACGGTTACTGGATTTACATGGCAAGCGAGGGAGACCTGGCCGGTTTCGTGGGTACTCCAGTAACTGTCGGGAACTATCCGGTCGGCTGGTAA